One genomic region from Paramicrobacterium agarici encodes:
- a CDS encoding HAD-IA family hydrolase — protein sequence MAVSQVFVFDIDGVIRTFTPERMAARLDAELGLPVGIIEDAAFADPLGRALVEGRMTRAEWVDEVTEMIARTARDADAARSIVAEWATDIGQLIPETIELIDELRQEHPVFALTNGTDRTAHELDTHGIADRFHRVLNSHEIGVAKPAPDCYARAHALIEQTLGSAVSPASVHFTDDLSANIEAAAQFGWRAVQFTDAAALRSSLAAELAS from the coding sequence ATGGCTGTGTCACAGGTGTTCGTCTTCGACATCGACGGCGTCATCCGCACCTTCACACCCGAGCGCATGGCGGCGAGACTCGACGCAGAGCTCGGACTTCCGGTCGGCATCATCGAAGACGCCGCATTCGCCGACCCACTTGGGCGCGCCCTTGTCGAAGGCCGCATGACGCGGGCGGAGTGGGTTGACGAGGTCACCGAGATGATTGCCAGGACGGCGCGCGATGCGGATGCTGCGCGCTCGATCGTCGCCGAATGGGCGACAGATATCGGGCAGCTGATCCCCGAGACCATCGAACTCATCGACGAGCTCAGGCAGGAGCATCCCGTTTTCGCATTGACGAACGGAACCGACCGCACGGCGCACGAACTCGACACCCACGGCATCGCTGACCGGTTTCATCGCGTGCTGAACTCTCACGAGATTGGCGTCGCGAAGCCCGCGCCCGACTGCTACGCGCGGGCCCATGCGCTCATCGAGCAGACCCTCGGCAGCGCCGTGTCACCAGCATCCGTGCATTTCACCGACGACCTCTCCGCGAACATCGAGGCGGCTGCGCAGTTCGGCTGGCGAGCCGTGCAGTTCACGGATGCTGCGGCGCTGCGCTCCTCGCTCGCGGCCGAGCTCGCCTCGTGA
- the groES gene encoding co-chaperone GroES, translating to MRKRSTVSVSIKPLEDRIVIKQVEAEQTTASGLVIPDTAKEKPQEGEVVAVGPGRIDDNGNRVPLDVTVGDRVLYSKYGGTEVKFGADEYLVLSARDVLAVVER from the coding sequence ATGAGAAAGAGGTCAACCGTGTCGGTCTCCATCAAGCCGCTCGAGGATCGCATCGTCATCAAGCAGGTCGAGGCAGAGCAGACCACCGCGTCTGGTCTGGTCATCCCTGACACCGCCAAGGAAAAGCCGCAGGAGGGCGAAGTCGTGGCCGTTGGCCCCGGCCGCATCGACGACAACGGCAACCGCGTTCCGCTCGACGTCACCGTCGGCGACCGCGTTCTCTACTCGAAGTACGGCGGCACCGAGGTCAAGTTCGGCGCTGACGAGTACCTCGTGCTCTCGGCCCGCGACGTTCTCGCGGTCGTCGAGCGCTAA
- a CDS encoding THUMP-like domain-containing protein has protein sequence MERAELASLLTPDGMALLDELAGQDTAGDIVATVTRLRKAGHDPDLVAAALTQSRLRARARVKFGEFAERMLFTQAGLEQATRIRAAAMHAGRYLASNLSRVADLGCGIGGDAMAMAAMQIAVTAVEADEVTAAIATHNLAPFASAHVVRGRAEDTDLSDVDAVFFDPARRTSGHAETTRITDPADYSPHLDTVFEVARRMPTGIKLGPGFDRDLIPDDMEAQWVSVDGSVVELMLWSGSLARDGITRAALVLSDDGSPELTAAADSADEPVRDLGAVLYEPDGAVIRARLIGDLARQLEAGPISEGIAYLTSDAHTATPFATAFRVVERLPLDEKVLRRWVKGNDIGTLEIKKRGVDIDPAAFRKRLNPRGTASATLVLTRVAGRHTALVVERV, from the coding sequence ATGGAACGCGCCGAGCTCGCCTCTCTGCTCACCCCCGACGGCATGGCTCTTCTCGATGAGCTTGCCGGTCAGGACACCGCGGGAGACATCGTCGCAACGGTCACTCGCCTGCGCAAGGCGGGCCACGATCCCGATCTGGTCGCCGCAGCGCTCACACAGTCACGCCTCCGTGCACGCGCCCGCGTCAAATTCGGCGAGTTCGCCGAACGGATGCTGTTCACGCAGGCCGGGCTCGAACAGGCGACGCGCATTCGCGCGGCTGCCATGCACGCGGGGCGGTATCTTGCGAGCAATCTGAGCCGCGTCGCCGATCTCGGCTGCGGTATCGGCGGCGATGCAATGGCGATGGCTGCCATGCAGATCGCTGTCACTGCCGTGGAGGCCGACGAGGTGACGGCGGCAATCGCCACGCACAACCTCGCGCCCTTCGCCTCGGCGCATGTTGTTCGCGGGCGTGCCGAAGACACCGATCTGAGCGACGTCGACGCCGTGTTCTTCGATCCGGCGAGGCGAACGTCGGGGCATGCGGAGACGACGCGGATCACCGACCCGGCGGACTACTCTCCGCACCTCGATACGGTCTTCGAGGTGGCACGTCGAATGCCGACCGGCATCAAGCTCGGTCCGGGATTCGACCGCGACCTGATCCCCGACGACATGGAGGCGCAGTGGGTCAGCGTCGACGGGAGCGTCGTCGAACTCATGCTGTGGTCGGGTTCGCTCGCGCGCGACGGCATCACGAGGGCTGCGCTCGTGCTGAGCGATGACGGCTCGCCCGAGCTGACCGCCGCGGCAGACAGTGCTGACGAGCCGGTTCGCGACCTCGGCGCGGTCCTCTACGAACCCGACGGCGCGGTCATTCGTGCGAGGCTCATCGGCGATCTCGCCCGTCAGCTCGAGGCCGGGCCGATCAGCGAGGGCATCGCCTACCTGACCTCAGACGCGCACACAGCGACGCCGTTCGCGACGGCATTCAGAGTCGTCGAACGGCTGCCGCTCGACGAGAAGGTGCTGCGACGCTGGGTCAAGGGCAACGACATCGGCACGCTCGAGATCAAGAAGCGCGGTGTCGACATCGATCCCGCCGCGTTCCGCAAACGGCTCAATCCGCGCGGCACGGCGAGCGCGACTCTTGTCTTGACGCGCGTCGCCGGGCGGCACACGGCGCTCGTAGTCGAGCGGGTCTGA
- a CDS encoding DUF4190 domain-containing protein yields the protein MSDPQQGHENQQPAYGQNQQPSYGQQAPAPTYGQQPHGQQPYGQQTTPPPGYVQQPYGQQPYSAYPPQPGTNVLAIVAIISAFFIPIAGIICGHIARKQIRETGEQGDGLALTGLILGYVFTAIIVAIIIIYIVFFVVLLGTVGMSGAYYT from the coding sequence ATGAGCGATCCACAGCAGGGCCACGAGAACCAGCAGCCCGCGTATGGACAGAACCAGCAGCCGAGCTACGGTCAGCAGGCGCCAGCGCCGACGTACGGACAGCAGCCTCACGGCCAGCAGCCCTATGGTCAGCAGACGACACCGCCACCCGGGTACGTGCAGCAGCCATACGGTCAGCAGCCGTACAGCGCGTATCCGCCTCAGCCCGGCACGAACGTTCTGGCGATCGTTGCCATCATCTCGGCGTTCTTCATTCCGATCGCCGGGATCATCTGCGGCCACATCGCCCGCAAGCAGATTCGTGAGACGGGGGAGCAGGGCGACGGCCTCGCTCTGACGGGACTGATCCTCGGCTACGTGTTCACGGCGATCATCGTCGCGATCATCATCATCTACATCGTGTTCTTCGTGGTCCTTCTCGGCACCGTCGGCATGTCGGGCGCGTACTACACCTGA
- a CDS encoding DUF4190 domain-containing protein produces the protein MTEPNDRENPAVPPRPPLPQTPPAQNDGTRPHDAGQNAGDGAQQQPGQTPAQNPQAQNPQAQNPQAQNPPQNPAPWARPAGAPPAQQQQAPQQQAAPQQQAAPQQAAPQQQAAPQQAAPQQQAAPPQQQQASQQFAPQHPGAQPTPPQQSHAPYQQPAPSYQQSAPQHPAPQGPHGAPHPQTSPYTQPAPQQQPAPSPYQQAPQQQTAQPYFQPTPQGAPGQPPLVGPGGAMPAAQPVSAPKSHKSRTGLTGLIFGILGVIGGVFFGWALPLAIVGIVLGFKARSKPDDDRTFALWAIITGFAGTLFSVGWFVYSILYLVMR, from the coding sequence ATGACTGAGCCCAACGATCGCGAGAACCCGGCTGTGCCACCGCGTCCGCCGCTGCCGCAAACACCGCCGGCTCAGAACGATGGAACGCGGCCGCACGACGCGGGCCAGAACGCTGGCGATGGAGCGCAGCAGCAGCCAGGCCAGACCCCCGCTCAGAACCCGCAGGCTCAGAACCCGCAGGCTCAGAACCCGCAGGCTCAGAACCCGCCTCAGAACCCGGCTCCGTGGGCACGACCGGCCGGCGCGCCGCCCGCGCAACAGCAGCAAGCTCCGCAGCAGCAAGCCGCTCCGCAGCAGCAAGCCGCTCCGCAGCAGGCGGCGCCCCAGCAGCAAGCCGCTCCGCAGCAGGCGGCGCCCCAGCAGCAAGCCGCTCCACCGCAGCAGCAGCAAGCTTCGCAGCAGTTCGCTCCGCAGCATCCGGGTGCGCAGCCCACTCCTCCGCAGCAGAGTCACGCCCCGTACCAGCAACCCGCTCCGAGCTATCAGCAGTCCGCTCCGCAGCACCCCGCACCGCAGGGACCGCACGGGGCACCGCATCCTCAGACGTCGCCATACACGCAACCTGCCCCGCAGCAGCAGCCGGCACCGTCCCCATACCAGCAGGCGCCGCAGCAGCAGACGGCGCAGCCGTACTTCCAGCCCACGCCACAGGGTGCACCGGGGCAGCCGCCGCTCGTCGGCCCCGGCGGAGCAATGCCCGCAGCCCAGCCTGTCTCTGCGCCGAAGTCGCACAAGAGCCGCACGGGGCTCACGGGTCTCATCTTCGGCATCCTCGGCGTGATCGGCGGCGTGTTCTTCGGGTGGGCGCTTCCGCTCGCGATCGTCGGCATCGTTCTCGGATTCAAAGCCCGTTCGAAGCCCGACGACGACCGCACGTTCGCGCTGTGGGCCATCATCACGGGCTTTGCCGGCACGCTGTTCTCGGTCGGATGGTTCGTGTACAGCATCCTTTATCTCGTCATGAGATGA
- the tsaD gene encoding tRNA (adenosine(37)-N6)-threonylcarbamoyltransferase complex transferase subunit TsaD, producing the protein MNRDTPLVLGIESSCDETGIGIVRGSTLLSNTISSSMEQHARYGGVVPEVAARAHLEALGPALTAAVDEAQIELSDIDAVAVTSGPGLAGALMVGVGAAKALALALDKPIYAVNHLVGHVGADILDDIGEPFEYPAVALLVSGGHTSLLLVRDLTSDVELLGETIDDAAGEAFDKVARILGLPYPGGPQIDKAAAEGDATAIRFPRGLSLPKDMAKHRYDFSFSGLKTAVARWVEQKQDAGEAVPVADVAASFREAVADVLLTKAIAACRDHDVPRLLLGGGVVANARIRELAAERAAAADVALRIPPLSLCTDNGAMIAALAAQRIMAGFEPSTLEFGADSTLPVTDIQVP; encoded by the coding sequence ATGAACCGCGACACCCCACTCGTGCTCGGCATCGAATCGAGCTGCGACGAGACCGGAATTGGCATCGTCCGCGGCTCGACGCTGCTGTCGAACACCATCTCGTCTTCCATGGAGCAGCACGCGCGCTACGGCGGCGTCGTTCCCGAGGTCGCAGCGCGCGCCCACCTCGAAGCCCTCGGCCCGGCGCTCACCGCCGCCGTCGACGAAGCGCAGATCGAACTGAGCGACATCGATGCTGTCGCCGTGACGAGCGGCCCGGGTCTCGCGGGGGCGCTCATGGTCGGCGTCGGTGCGGCAAAAGCGCTCGCGCTCGCTCTCGATAAGCCGATCTACGCCGTGAACCACCTCGTCGGGCACGTTGGCGCCGACATTCTCGACGACATAGGCGAGCCCTTCGAGTACCCGGCCGTCGCGCTGCTCGTCTCGGGCGGCCATACGTCGCTGCTGCTCGTTCGCGATCTGACGAGCGACGTCGAGCTGCTCGGCGAGACCATCGACGACGCCGCGGGCGAAGCGTTCGACAAGGTGGCGCGCATTCTCGGCCTGCCATACCCGGGCGGGCCGCAGATCGACAAGGCCGCAGCCGAGGGCGACGCCACGGCAATTCGCTTTCCACGCGGGCTCAGCCTTCCCAAAGACATGGCGAAGCACCGCTACGACTTCTCGTTCTCGGGCCTCAAAACGGCGGTTGCGCGGTGGGTCGAGCAGAAACAGGATGCTGGCGAGGCAGTGCCCGTCGCCGATGTCGCCGCCTCGTTCCGCGAGGCCGTCGCCGACGTGCTGCTGACGAAGGCGATCGCCGCGTGCCGCGACCACGATGTGCCGCGGCTGCTGCTCGGTGGCGGCGTCGTCGCGAACGCGCGCATCCGCGAGCTCGCCGCAGAGCGCGCCGCCGCCGCGGACGTCGCCCTGCGCATTCCGCCGCTGTCGCTCTGCACCGACAACGGTGCGATGATCGCCGCTCTGGCGGCGCAGCGCATCATGGCCGGCTTCGAACCGTCAACGCTGGAGTTCGGGGCAGACTCCACGCTCCCGGTCACCGATATTCAGGTACCGTGA
- the rimI gene encoding ribosomal protein S18-alanine N-acetyltransferase, protein MTEFRAATASDLDAIMQLERATFAPDDWSSESMLREIESEHTTYLVIVDDDRLVGYGGVLAPSGSTDADIQTIAVDPSHRRTGLGRELMTRLIARAASTGAKAVFLEVRADNPGAQQLYQSLGFAVLGVRPRYYKGGIDAVVMKLDRPDEAGAA, encoded by the coding sequence GTGACCGAGTTTCGTGCGGCGACGGCGAGCGATCTCGACGCCATCATGCAGCTCGAACGCGCGACCTTCGCTCCGGACGACTGGTCGAGCGAGAGCATGCTGCGGGAAATCGAGAGCGAGCATACGACGTATCTCGTGATCGTCGACGACGACCGTCTCGTGGGCTATGGCGGCGTTCTCGCGCCGAGCGGAAGCACCGACGCCGACATTCAGACGATCGCCGTCGACCCGAGCCATCGGCGCACCGGTCTCGGGCGCGAGCTCATGACACGGCTCATCGCGCGAGCAGCATCCACAGGGGCGAAAGCCGTGTTTCTCGAGGTCCGCGCCGACAATCCGGGCGCCCAGCAGCTCTACCAGTCGCTCGGATTCGCCGTGCTCGGGGTGCGGCCCCGGTATTACAAGGGCGGCATCGACGCCGTCGTCATGAAACTCGATCGCCCCGACGAAGCAGGAGCAGCATGA
- the tsaB gene encoding tRNA (adenosine(37)-N6)-threonylcarbamoyltransferase complex dimerization subunit type 1 TsaB has product MLLAIDSSLGTSVAVVDYERGIIAERSIHDTRRHAEVVGTLMREVLAESGVETSELSGVVAGMGPGPFTGLRIGIAAARAFAFGAGKPVAPVVSHDAVALEWYASGGEGELLVVTDARRRENYWSRYSGTDAARLPIRIDGPGLSKPHEIVVGAATRHEVDRVSAGHLGLVAEYTWAAGRPFAADEPLYLRSPDVTPSAGKRVTS; this is encoded by the coding sequence GTGCTTCTCGCCATCGATTCGTCACTCGGAACATCGGTCGCCGTCGTCGACTATGAACGCGGCATCATCGCCGAGCGCAGCATCCACGACACCCGCAGGCATGCCGAAGTCGTCGGAACTCTCATGCGCGAGGTTCTCGCCGAGTCGGGCGTTGAGACCTCTGAGCTTTCGGGTGTCGTCGCCGGAATGGGTCCGGGCCCGTTCACGGGACTGCGCATCGGCATAGCGGCCGCACGAGCCTTCGCATTCGGTGCGGGCAAGCCCGTCGCACCGGTCGTCAGTCACGACGCCGTCGCCCTCGAGTGGTACGCCTCGGGCGGAGAGGGCGAGCTGCTCGTCGTCACCGACGCGCGTCGGCGCGAGAACTACTGGTCCCGATACTCGGGGACGGATGCTGCGAGGCTGCCGATCCGCATCGACGGCCCCGGCCTCTCGAAGCCGCACGAGATCGTCGTTGGCGCAGCGACGCGCCACGAGGTCGATCGCGTATCAGCGGGCCATCTCGGACTCGTCGCCGAATATACGTGGGCGGCAGGACGCCCCTTCGCCGCAGATGAGCCGCTGTATCTGCGGTCGCCAGACGTCACGCCGTCTGCCGGAAAGCGCGTGACCTCGTGA
- the alr gene encoding alanine racemase, with translation MSAFREATIDLAAIAGNLRTLRGSTQATSVLAVVKADAYGHGAVPVARTLADAGADMLGTADIDEALVLRDAGITAPILCWLHGPDADFDAALAHDIEVAVSSVAQLNAVADAARRAAASAVPIQIKIDTGLSRNGVAPDVAGAVFARAAELEAERVIRVRGLMTHVSNTAPAEDLAQVALFTRLVDDARSAGLRPEVLHAAATAAALRIPESRFDMVRLGIGLYGLTPFDDETSQQLGIRPAMTLRAPVAAVRRVAAGAGVSYGFTHRTERETTLALVPLGYGDGVPRQASNGGTVAIGGRIFGNVGRVAMDQFVVDVGDEPVSVGDEAVLFGDASRGVPSADDWANAASTINYDIVTRIGPRVARRYEDA, from the coding sequence GTGAGCGCGTTCCGCGAAGCAACGATCGATCTCGCGGCGATCGCCGGCAACCTGCGCACCCTGCGTGGATCGACGCAGGCGACGAGTGTTCTCGCCGTCGTGAAGGCCGACGCGTACGGTCACGGCGCTGTTCCCGTGGCGCGCACTCTGGCGGATGCCGGAGCCGACATGCTCGGCACGGCCGACATCGACGAGGCTCTCGTGCTGCGCGACGCCGGAATCACGGCGCCGATCCTCTGCTGGCTGCACGGCCCCGACGCGGACTTCGACGCCGCGCTCGCCCACGACATCGAGGTCGCCGTGTCGAGCGTCGCCCAGCTGAACGCTGTCGCCGACGCGGCGCGGCGCGCGGCAGCATCCGCTGTGCCCATTCAGATCAAGATCGACACGGGGCTCAGCCGCAATGGCGTGGCTCCCGATGTCGCCGGCGCCGTCTTTGCACGCGCCGCCGAGCTCGAGGCCGAGCGCGTGATTCGCGTGCGCGGCCTCATGACGCACGTCTCGAATACGGCGCCCGCCGAAGACCTCGCGCAGGTCGCGCTGTTCACCCGGCTCGTCGACGATGCACGGAGCGCCGGGCTGCGCCCCGAGGTGCTGCATGCCGCGGCGACGGCGGCGGCGCTGCGCATTCCGGAGTCGCGCTTCGACATGGTGCGGCTCGGCATCGGCCTCTACGGGCTCACACCCTTTGACGACGAGACGAGCCAGCAGCTCGGCATCCGCCCCGCCATGACACTGCGCGCACCGGTTGCTGCGGTGCGTCGTGTCGCGGCAGGCGCGGGCGTGTCTTACGGATTCACGCATCGCACAGAACGCGAGACGACTCTCGCGCTGGTTCCGCTCGGCTATGGCGACGGCGTTCCGCGCCAGGCCTCGAATGGCGGCACGGTCGCGATCGGCGGCCGCATCTTCGGCAACGTCGGCCGGGTCGCCATGGATCAGTTCGTCGTCGACGTCGGCGACGAGCCGGTCTCGGTCGGCGACGAGGCTGTGCTGTTCGGCGATGCCTCGCGCGGGGTTCCCAGTGCGGACGACTGGGCGAATGCGGCATCCACCATCAATTATGACATCGTCACGCGCATCGGTCCCCGTGTCGCGCGTCGATACGAGGACGCATGA
- a CDS encoding holo-ACP synthase → MIVGVGVDLVDLARFERAVDRTPRLRERLFAESERMLPLRSLAGRYAAKEALIKALGGSDGVRWLDVVVDKTDDGDPFFTLSGSTADAVAARGITSLHVSMSHDGGAAIAFVVAEKETPGALQ, encoded by the coding sequence ATGATCGTCGGAGTAGGGGTCGACCTCGTCGATCTCGCGCGCTTTGAGCGGGCCGTCGACCGCACACCTCGTCTGCGCGAGCGCCTGTTCGCTGAGAGCGAACGAATGCTGCCGCTGCGCTCACTCGCGGGGCGCTATGCCGCGAAAGAAGCGCTCATCAAGGCGCTCGGCGGCTCAGACGGCGTGCGCTGGCTCGACGTCGTCGTCGACAAGACCGACGATGGTGACCCGTTCTTCACGCTCTCGGGAAGCACCGCCGACGCCGTTGCCGCGCGTGGCATCACGTCGCTGCACGTGAGCATGAGCCACGACGGGGGAGCGGCGATCGCCTTCGTCGTCGCCGAGAAAGAGACCCCGGGAGCCTTGCAGTGA
- the glmS gene encoding glutamine--fructose-6-phosphate transaminase (isomerizing), whose translation MCGIVGYVGGRASIDVLMNGLKRLEYRGYDSAGVAVIAEDGSISTRKRAGKLAVLSDDIAAHPLPESTTGIGHTRWATHGGPTDENAHPHLSADGKLAVIHNGIIENFAAIRDELIAQGYTFESETDTEAAAILLGREYAETGDLRAAFQRVVGQLDGAFTLLAVHEDQPGLVVGARQNSPLVIGLGQGENFLGSDVAAFVEYTRFALAVGEGEMVAITPDNVEVTDFAGNPVQSTPFEVQWDASAAEKGGWSSFMAKEISEQPDAVANTIRARIGDDGLVHVPELDGLDELFRGVSRVVIVACGTASYAGMVGKYAIEAWTRLPVEVALSHEFRYSDPVVDASTLVVSISQSGETMDTLMAVKYAAERGAKTLSICNTQGATIPRESDAVVYTHAGPEVAVASTKAFVAQVTALYLLGLHIANVRGSLTSEQITENAAELQAIPEKIGEVLAQHDEVAQLAHWMSDTRSVLFLGRNVGYPISLEGALKLKELAYIHAEGFAAGELKHGPIALIEPGQPVFVVVPSPRGSQTMHAKVVSNIQEIRARGARVIAIAEEGDVAVLPYADTVVRVPLAAPLFEPLLCVIPTQIFAMELASAKGLDVDQPRNLAKSVTVE comes from the coding sequence ATGTGTGGAATCGTGGGATACGTCGGAGGACGTGCCAGCATTGACGTCCTGATGAACGGCCTGAAGCGCCTCGAGTATCGCGGATACGACTCGGCAGGCGTCGCCGTGATCGCCGAAGACGGATCGATCAGCACGCGCAAGCGCGCGGGAAAGCTCGCTGTGCTGAGCGATGACATCGCCGCTCACCCGCTGCCCGAGAGCACTACCGGAATCGGCCACACGCGTTGGGCGACGCACGGGGGCCCCACAGATGAAAACGCTCACCCGCATCTGAGCGCCGACGGCAAACTCGCGGTCATCCACAACGGCATCATCGAGAACTTCGCCGCAATCCGCGACGAGCTCATCGCCCAGGGTTACACTTTCGAGAGCGAGACCGACACCGAGGCGGCCGCGATCCTGCTCGGCCGCGAATACGCCGAGACGGGTGACCTGCGCGCGGCATTCCAGCGGGTCGTCGGTCAGCTCGACGGCGCCTTCACGCTGCTTGCCGTGCACGAGGATCAGCCCGGTCTCGTCGTCGGCGCCCGGCAGAATTCGCCGCTCGTCATCGGCCTCGGTCAGGGCGAGAACTTCCTCGGCTCCGACGTTGCCGCATTCGTCGAGTACACGCGCTTCGCGCTCGCCGTGGGTGAGGGCGAAATGGTCGCCATCACCCCGGACAACGTCGAGGTCACCGACTTTGCAGGAAACCCCGTGCAGTCGACGCCCTTCGAGGTGCAGTGGGACGCCTCAGCTGCCGAGAAGGGCGGCTGGTCAAGCTTCATGGCCAAAGAGATCAGTGAGCAGCCGGATGCTGTCGCCAACACGATCCGCGCGCGCATCGGCGACGACGGGCTCGTGCACGTTCCCGAGCTTGACGGTCTCGACGAGCTCTTCCGCGGCGTCTCGCGCGTGGTGATCGTCGCCTGCGGCACCGCCTCATATGCGGGAATGGTGGGTAAGTACGCGATCGAGGCGTGGACGCGTCTGCCCGTCGAAGTCGCACTCAGCCACGAGTTCCGGTACAGCGATCCCGTCGTTGACGCGAGCACGCTCGTCGTGTCGATCAGCCAGTCTGGCGAGACGATGGACACGCTCATGGCGGTCAAGTACGCGGCCGAGCGCGGTGCCAAGACGCTGTCGATCTGCAACACGCAGGGCGCGACGATTCCTCGGGAGTCCGACGCGGTCGTCTACACGCACGCGGGTCCCGAAGTCGCCGTCGCCTCGACAAAGGCGTTTGTCGCGCAGGTCACCGCGCTTTACCTGTTGGGCCTGCACATCGCGAACGTTCGTGGCAGCCTCACGAGCGAGCAGATCACCGAGAACGCAGCCGAGCTTCAGGCGATCCCCGAGAAGATCGGCGAGGTTCTGGCCCAGCACGACGAGGTGGCGCAGCTCGCTCACTGGATGAGCGACACCAGATCCGTGCTGTTCCTCGGCCGTAACGTGGGCTACCCCATCTCGCTCGAGGGCGCCCTCAAGCTCAAGGAGCTCGCGTACATTCACGCCGAGGGCTTCGCCGCCGGTGAGCTCAAGCACGGCCCGATCGCGCTCATCGAGCCTGGTCAGCCCGTGTTCGTCGTTGTTCCGAGCCCGCGGGGATCGCAGACGATGCACGCCAAGGTCGTGTCGAACATTCAGGAGATCCGCGCCCGAGGCGCCCGCGTCATTGCGATCGCCGAAGAGGGCGACGTCGCTGTTCTGCCATACGCCGACACCGTGGTGCGCGTTCCGCTCGCGGCACCGCTGTTCGAGCCGCTGCTGTGCGTGATCCCGACGCAGATCTTCGCCATGGAGCTCGCCTCGGCCAAGGGACTCGACGTCGACCAGCCGCGCAACCTCGCCAAGAGCGTCACCGTCGAGTAG
- the coaA gene encoding type I pantothenate kinase, with translation MSPSRTATGSFPTHTTPFVEIDRARWASLAPNMQNPLTDAEIVQLRGLGDRMDITEVAEVYLPLSRLLSLYVANAKRLHDSTQAFLGESSGRTPFVIGVAGSVAAGKSTVSRLLRELMSRWPDTPHVELITTDGFLYPNEELERRGIMHRKGFPEAYDRRALLRFITEVKSGADEVRAPFYSHMQYNIVPDASVVVRRPDVLIVEGLNVLQPALAGHLTIADLFDFSVYVDARTDDIAHWFEERFMALQRGAFSNPNSYFNVFAGLSEHEAREKARYFWREVNEPNLRENIRPTRARAKLVLRKESDHTVSKVLLRKV, from the coding sequence ATGTCGCCCAGTCGCACTGCCACCGGATCGTTCCCCACGCACACGACCCCGTTCGTCGAGATCGACCGCGCACGATGGGCCAGCCTCGCGCCCAACATGCAGAACCCTCTGACGGATGCTGAGATCGTGCAGTTGCGCGGACTCGGCGACCGCATGGACATCACCGAGGTCGCCGAGGTGTACCTGCCGCTCAGCCGACTGCTGAGTCTCTACGTCGCCAACGCGAAGCGCCTCCACGATTCGACGCAGGCGTTCCTCGGAGAGTCGTCGGGCAGGACTCCCTTCGTCATCGGGGTCGCCGGTTCCGTCGCGGCGGGAAAGTCGACGGTATCCCGGCTGCTGCGCGAGCTCATGTCCCGGTGGCCTGACACCCCTCACGTCGAGCTCATCACGACAGACGGCTTTCTCTACCCCAACGAAGAGCTCGAGCGCCGCGGCATCATGCACCGCAAGGGATTCCCCGAAGCGTACGACAGGCGTGCACTTCTGCGCTTCATAACCGAGGTGAAATCGGGCGCTGACGAAGTGCGCGCCCCGTTCTACTCTCACATGCAGTACAACATCGTGCCTGACGCGAGCGTCGTGGTGCGCCGCCCTGACGTGCTCATCGTCGAGGGCCTCAACGTGCTGCAGCCCGCTCTCGCCGGCCACCTCACGATTGCCGACCTCTTCGACTTCAGCGTCTACGTCGATGCCCGCACAGACGACATCGCGCACTGGTTCGAAGAGCGCTTCATGGCACTGCAGCGCGGCGCATTCAGCAACCCCAACTCGTACTTCAATGTCTTTGCCGGCCTCAGCGAGCACGAGGCACGCGAGAAGGCCCGTTACTTCTGGCGCGAGGTGAACGAGCCCAACCTGCGCGAGAACATCCGCCCGACGCGGGCGCGCGCAAAGCTCGTGCTGCGCAAAGAGAGCGACCACACCGTGAGCAAGGTGCTTCTGCGCAAGGTCTGA